The DNA segment AGCAAGAGAGCACGTCATCTAGCACAAAACGATAGACATGGCTCATGGGTGGCTCACAGCTCCTGTTCGCTTGAGCAAGAAAGGGGACCGACAACCACACTGCTAATTGCAGAGGTTAGTCTCTTCCTCCTCTAtccataatagtaataataattgaTAACAGATATTGTTATTGTAATCTAATCGCCTCCGTGTTTGACCGGGCGTGGGacggagaggagagaggagatggCGTAAGAATCCCCCTGTCAGCAATTAGAGGCCCACGTGCCACAACGATCGCTCGCTTCCTATTATGTTGATAGCATAACAATTCTTTCGTTTTGGTTGGATTCGAGGCCGCCTCGAACGCAGGGCCGCGGTGGCGTGCGGTTGCGGGATCCTCGCATGTGCCAACCCCTCTGGTGCCACACCCGCTTGGACGATCCTGCCCTTTTGGTCACCCACGTCCACCTCACGTGCACCGCAGCAGAAGGCGACCACCGAGGAGAGGGCAAACTAGTCATCATAGTGTCCCGTTATGAGTGAACCCCGCGCTGGTAAAGGGGCACTTTTGAGAATTTACGTGAATCATCTCTGGGCAGAAGAGAACTAAAATAAGGGAGAAACGTCAGAGCTGCAGGAGCGGGGAGAATAAAATAGGTTTGATTGGTGGGGGAATAGAAGGAGGACGCAGGAATGGAAGCAGAATATGGAATGAGAGTTGTGATTCTTTTCATTCCCTCTGACCCGCTGTCACAGTCTGAAAAGGCCACTGCACGATTGACAATCCGCGAACACTTCCATGCTTCTTATGAGGCGATTTTTGGGGAGGTTTCCTGTTCAACGGACAGCTCCCCTTCTTCTCATCGGCCTCTTTAAGAATCATCCAAAAACCACGCCTATGACACTAAACctagatatataaatatattatgtacCGCTTTCATGGCTGGCTGTGAGCTTTTCTCTCGCTTGCCTTCTCTCCCTTAAAGCCCATCTCCTTCTGGAACAAGCCAAGAGCTGCCCTTGCCTCTTGCCTCACCTTGTCGTCCTTTGCTGTTGCTGTTCGAAGGAGTTCAGGAAACCCAAGTTCCGTCAAGGTGTGTTTCAGTGTTCTTCATGTGGTAACTTATGGAAGCTCAAATTGCTTTTAGTGCTGGTTTTTAGACATGAGCCATGACACAAGTTAACACACACTTCCTTTTCTGTTTCCTCTTCAAATCTTGATTGGTTTCCTCATTTTCCTTTGCTCTCCCATCGTCTCTTTCTCAGAGCAAACGCAAACGAGTATGATGCCGAGCAACGGGCAGCTATCGGTGCCCCCCGGTTTCCGGTTTCACCCAACAGATGAAGAGCTACTCTATTATTACCTGAGGAAGAAAGTAGCCTATGAAGCCATTGATCTTGATATTATAAGAGACGTCGACGTCAACAAACTGGAGCCATGGGATCTCAAAGGTTTTCCGCTTATAGATTATGAATCTATCGCAGGCAGGTCATATGTGTGATCACGATCATGATATGAATGAATCTAACTTGGAGTCCGAATTCTTGCAGAGAAGTGCAGAATTGGATCTGGGCCTCAAAacgagtggtacttcttcagccaCAAGGACAAGAAGTATCCCACCGGAACTCGGACCAACCGAGCAACTACTGCTGGCTTCTGGAAGGCCACAGGGAGGGACAAGACTATCCACCTTAGCAACTCAAAGAGGATTGGCATGAGGAAAACCCTAGTCTTCTACACCGGCAGAGCGCCTCATGGCCAGAAGACTGAATGGATCATGCATGAGTATCGCCTTGACGACGAAAGCTCAGACATTCAGGTATCGTGAATACAGCAAACTACACTCTCTTCTGTTGTTGGTACCCTTTGGGTGGAAAAGTTCATtcttgttcttctttctttttatgcaGTTTGACAAAAGTATGCAACAATCGACATTTTAAGCCATTCTAAGAGAAACCTTCTTTTGGTTATGTAGGAAGACGGATGGGTTGTCTGCagggtgttcaagaagaagaatcATCAAAGTGGACTTCCACCGGAAGCAATCCTCGACGAAGACCAGTTCAATTCGTTGAAGGCACGTAGGTCTGTTCCAGTGGATCAGAAGCTGCACTTCCAAAACCCATGTGATCTGTCATTTAATCGCTCCTTCCACCTGCCTCAGCTTTTGAGCTCTGAACCCACCATTCCACCTTTCGTGCCTCCACTCCCCATCAACTCGCTCGACCTCGAGTGTTCTCAGAACCTCATGAAACTGACATCAAGTGGAGGTGGTATTCTCCCACAGGAGAGGTTTACTGGGGATTGGTCCATTTTAGACAAGCTTCTAGCATCTCACAAAAATCTGGACCAGCTTTTTCACAGCAAATGCAACCCACCTTCCCAACTCATGGACATGGGATCATCAGTCCGGAGGAACCCTTTGCTCTTCCTTGGTAGTGAGGCTGACCTCCTGAGGTTTTCTAATTAGGGTTACCACTAAGCCCCATTTGTTTCGAATGGATATCTACCTACGATTACAGGTTTGTGGTTGTAAATGTATATAGATTCAGTGCTGTTTGGACGATGATCATTTTAAGTTTCTCTTTGATTTAAATGGTGCAATTATCTAGTTGATTCAAACGTAGGGTTTGTCAGCGAAAACATGACGAACCTTATTATACCTCAAGCCATTATTTCTGGAGATCAACTAAATTTTCGTTTGGATTAAATTACTTATCATATactgatttttcttatttctaaatCGTTTGTCCGAAAGTAGAGTTTTGTATGCTGATGAAGCACCAATTTCTTCCAGCAGAGCTTCTCGAGCCACCATGGATATATATTTGCCGCATGCCACTAAGCTTCAGTCTTATTAAGCAGTGCGTTCTTCGATTCGCTCTATAGAGATGTACACGGTGCGGGTCCCAATGAGTCATTAGTCGGAGGGCGACACGCAAGTAGGATTAGTTAATGTAGAAACCCATCTCAAACAGAATCAGGGCAATATTTTTCTACCTGTTTCTCGGGTACCCATTCGGCCACCTGACTCGCAGTCGTTGGAGACCTCTGGGAGTGGGACCCACAAAAAAGTCTATTCGAATATTTGAAATGACTTGCAACGGGAACTCATTCGCGCGCCTATAAAtgcagggagagagagagagagagagatcggtcTGTGGTGATTTCGTTGCTCGCTTCGAAATTCAATGGGTTCCGAGGAGGGAGAGGAGTTGAGGAAAGGAGAGGGCCGAGAAGAACGAGGAGGACAAGCGTTGCAGCTGTCAAGGAGGGGGACGAGAGCAAGCGGAGGCGGACTGATCCAGCGATCAAGGAAGCGACAAAGAAGCATCTCTTCTTGTAACTCGCCTCGCTCCACCTTCCTCTCTCGCCATTCTAGCTTCAActggtgctctctctctctctctctctgttatatTTCACGATGACGCTTAGATCAGATTATCCTCTTCTTTCGTGGTTAATTCAGTTAATCTCTTTGGATCCGCAGAGTTTTCATTATGAAATTTGATCATACCTTCCTTCAGATATGGAATTCTAATCGTTTCCAAGAGCTCACTGAGACCTATTGACATCTGTTCTGCCAGAATTTACCGCTTCAGGATGCTCTTAGGTTGGAACTTTTGGGGTTTGATCTTTCTCTCTTTTCAGATCATATTGCCGATCTCAAAGAATTATCAACTCCTAAGGACTCTGCTTAAATTCCTGATTCTACTTATCAAACCTCCAATCTGGTTACCAGTGGATGAACTTTAAAATTCTGCCAAAAGATGAATCATCGCTTTCGATTCATTTACCCATTCGATCATAACCGTGCGATTTATCGAGTCCGAGAttgatatacatacatacacgtaCATCACCGACTCGGTTCTCCCTGCTTTTGTTTAATACAGTTTACCAGGTCGCCACAATGAGGGTAATCTCATCAATTAACGTCCTAATTTATGGTTTAATTTAAGAGCTAACTCATTTTGTCTGGCCTTGAGTTAGTGACAAAAGGAAATTGCCCTTTTATTTTTGAAATTGAAAAATAAAGACAAATTAAATTAAAGGTACGACGTGGACTTGTGGACGGAGATAGCCAAATACTTGGACGGCAGCGATCTGATGCGTCTGAGCCTGGCCAACCGCTGGTTCAACCATCTGATCGCAGAGGAGAGCGTCTGGATGCATGCCTGCCTCCGCGACCTCCATGTCCCCCCTTCTGGAGAAGTTTCCTTTCCCTGGAAGGATATCTACGGCTCAGCCTTTGGTACACATACCATCCATCCCCACTCCCGGCTATTACTTATTCCCCATTCCCCCGCTTAACTGACACTTGCCCCTTTCTCCCTCCAGATGGCAGCCACTCTTATAACTATCGGCAGCAGGAAAAGCACATTGGTAAGAAGCACCTGTTCAATTGTTATATTTGTTCTTGGTGATGCTAATGCCGTTGCCTGGCCGTTAGACTGGATTCGGATAGGTGCGTTCTTACTTGATTCGCCCGTCGTGTTGATGACGGAAAACCTGACGCTGCCCAAAATGCTGCCGCGGCCGGAGGACGACCCCGCGAAGACGATTCAGACCACCGGCACGTGCCTGTTAGCTGGCGCCCGGACTGGAATCTGGATCGCCGGTAATCCAGTTGGCTACCGCTGATCCCGACCGTTCGAATCTCGATTTGTTATCTTTTCTACATCCTAACATGATTGATTAATGGACGTTTCAGATCTGCAACTGGTTCGATGCCCAGTGTGCAACCTCAACACATGTGAAGGTATAACCGGACGACGCTGAGAACTAAACTTGTCGTTCTTGGAATAGACGGCTTAAGATGTAGTTACGGGTGTCTACTCAGGGACGATGCAGGTGCTGGATGCGAGACACGTGGAGCTGTTCTTGGAGGAGGGTTTCAAGGACGGGAGCTGGGAGTACGAAGACATCGGGTCCCACCGGATCGCGAAGCAGTCCATCGCTGCCGCTGGGGCCATCTTCGACTCCAAGCACCTGCCTGATCCTTCCACTGCCGGTAACGCCCGTGTAGCTTCAGTCGCATTGCTTTTCCTCCTAGTTTTAGATTGACACGGCGGCGGCGGTGCTGGTGGTGGAAGGGGTCCTGGATGCAAAGGCGTGGATTGGGCAGCAGGATGACTGGCAGCCTAAGGCGAGGCTGTCGCTCCACGCCGTCGCCGTCAATACCAATCTACAGCCGAACGAGGGTGAGATTGCAGTCGTAATAAGAGTGATAAGAATCCAGTCTTTAAATTTATTACTATGGGATACAACCAACCATGCAGGGCTTCAAGTGCGGTTCCAGGCGATGCGGAGTACAGGGGCGGACCGGAAGGTAGTTTCTATTAGAATCTCGCAGCAGCTCGTTTAGGACTATTACCACTTTGTAGAACAAAGAGTAATTTTCCACGAGATAAGATCTCGCTTCACAGACTAACTCTTCTACTAGCATTTACATTGTatagtctttttttttctttatttttctaaatACTGTGAGCATTCTGTTTTTTATGTGCATACTATTGTAGATTTTAGCGACCACGTACATGTAGTGGTTTGAGATTGATTGTATGTTTTGGAATCGACGTAAACATTCTCAGATATGGCATATATGGCATGACTCAAATCTCAGGGAAACAGTAACTGGCATATGTGTTTTTTGTATTATATGGGCTATTAGTCCATTTCATTAGACCCGTCATGCCCACCAAAAGCTCTTTCGGGCCGTGTGGACACAGAATTGGGATCATCAACCCATAATACAACCGCTCTTTCGGCCCGTGTTCATGGGAAGCAGTTGATGTCTACaatccacaaaagaaaaagaaaaaaaatgatgatctTCCTTGAATAAGTAGGAAAAGTTTAAATCAAGAACACGACAAACCCATCACAAGTTAGTTTGTTTCCCTTATCTCTTAGATTGTCGACAAGAACGGAATCACCTTCCATGGACGTCTCGGTTGCCTTGGATCTCAGCACATGtttatcaaataaataaattagtCAGTTCCAGAACTTAGCTGTAAATCCAAAAACCAGGCAAGTAGAGATCACGGGGTCCAATAATTCGTCTGTATTTTATGGTTTTCTATGACCAACAACCCACATGATCCAATGATCCCCGAGTCATGCACACAGACGTCATGAATCAACATGACACTGTTAATGAATCACAAgttcttaaattattatttaaaaaaataaaaaaaattatcttttatcttttaaataaattaattagataaaattttagaaaaaaaagtctcttgatttaaattattattctatatctataaatagattacatctattatatatatatatatatatgtttagatTTATTTTTAAGGAATTCAATATAACTTTTTTTAAACTTTTGtcctgattattattattttttactttcatcttaattttttcttttgtttaatttgatcttgggttaatagtatatttttattattatttgagatAGGATCATacttatataagatatttttttctttatttatgaAAGAACTACAGTTACATATCATCACTTTTGCTTCATAATCTTGCTTGACCACCTTGGTTTTCGGAGTCAACTTTACCAAGAAGAAACTACATGTTCTCGATCCTCTGCTTCCCCAGCTTCGTAGGCCCAGAAATCTCTTGAAAGCATATGATGAAGAAAGGTCATCAGAATAAGAGAATCGTCAGAGTAACGCGGTGGTTACAAGGAAGCAGAACGGCTGCTAGCCATGTGCGTCAGAGTCCAAGGCAAATTGTCCGCGAAGACCGTGAGGAAGCTTGAAAGATGGAGGCTGCAAAGTTGAATGGGATCGAGATGCTATGTGCAGACCGATGGCAGATAGTATCCCTGACTAGGAATCGTCGAGAAGATTATGATGTCTTCTGCCCATGAAAGCCAAAATGTGAGGAGAAAGAGGGACATTTAAATAGGACGTAGCGGTCTCTTGATGCTTCTCTACTAAATACTGTATTAGGAAATGGCGGTTTCCTATAGTTTGTTTCCACCTATGTCATAAAAAGACTTGTAGTTTCACTATTTTGTATGGGTGATTCTTGAAGATGTCTCACTTGCCTTTAATTTGCTAGTTATTCTTCGAATATTTGTTGTCGGTAACGTCTGAAGGTAAAAGCTAACACGAGTCTCAGCTTCTTCTACAACAAATGAGAGTTCAATTAGCTCGGAAATGGAAAGCAAGAACCTAGTGTTGTTGGTGAATTGCATGGTTGAAGCCCTGGTTACATAACTTAAACGAGACCACCTACCCACTTCAACAACACAGGATTTGTGGTCGGTGATCGATCACACGCCAGCAACTCTGCATGTCTCAACAAACCCCGGTAAACAGATACTCCATCTTCTGGCCTTTACATATAGCAGACTACATCTGCGGGCTGACGATGTATAGGTCAATGGGATATGTTAGATAATCTTCGATCCGTTTGATGATTCTTGAAGGAATCCTGGAACCCGATATGCTGCAAGTCTGAGTTCCTCCTCCAAAGGATTACACTGGTA comes from the Musa acuminata AAA Group cultivar baxijiao chromosome BXJ1-10, Cavendish_Baxijiao_AAA, whole genome shotgun sequence genome and includes:
- the LOC135595634 gene encoding protein SOMBRERO-like, with the protein product MMPSNGQLSVPPGFRFHPTDEELLYYYLRKKVAYEAIDLDIIRDVDVNKLEPWDLKEKCRIGSGPQNEWYFFSHKDKKYPTGTRTNRATTAGFWKATGRDKTIHLSNSKRIGMRKTLVFYTGRAPHGQKTEWIMHEYRLDDESSDIQEDGWVVCRVFKKKNHQSGLPPEAILDEDQFNSLKARRSVPVDQKLHFQNPCDLSFNRSFHLPQLLSSEPTIPPFVPPLPINSLDLECSQNLMKLTSSGGGILPQERFTGDWSILDKLLASHKNLDQLFHSKCNPPSQLMDMGSSVRRNPLLFLGSEADLLRFSN
- the LOC135594781 gene encoding probable F-box protein At3g61730, with translation MRLSLANRWFNHLIAEESVWMHACLRDLHVPPSGEVSFPWKDIYGSAFDWIRIGAFLLDSPVVLMTENLTLPKMLPRPEDDPAKTIQTTGTCLLAGARTGIWIADLQLVRCPVCNLNTCEGTMQVLDARHVELFLEEGFKDGSWEYEDIGSHRIAKQSIAAAGAIFDSKHLPDPSTIDTAAAVLVVEGVLDAKAWIGQQDDWQPKARLSLHAVAVNTNLQPNEGEIAVVIRVIRIQSLNLLLWDTTNHAGLQVRFQAMRSTGADRKILATTYM